One Aegilops tauschii subsp. strangulata cultivar AL8/78 chromosome 7, Aet v6.0, whole genome shotgun sequence genomic window carries:
- the LOC109732187 gene encoding aspartate aminotransferase, mitochondrial, protein MAMSRAAAAVRQRRCGPLLPAARSMASWFGHVERAAKDPILGVTEAFLADPSPDKVNVGVGAYRDDDGKPVVLECVREAERRVAGSTNMEYLPMGGSVKMIEESLKLAYGEDSEFIKDKRIAAVQALSGTGACRLFADFQKRFLPDSQIYIPTPTWSNHHNIWRDAQVPQRTFAYYHPESRGLDFAGLMDDIKNAPEGSFFLLHACAHNPTGVDPSEEQWREISHQFKVKNHFPFFDMAYQGFASGDPERDAKAIRIFLEDGHQIGCAQSYAKNMGLYGQRAGCLSILCDDEIQAVAVKSQLQQIARPMYSNPPLHGALIVSTILGDPALKSLWLKEVKGMADRIIGMRKALKESLEKLGSPLSWEHITNQIGMFCYSGMTPEQVDRLTNEFHIYMTRNGRISMAGVTTGNVAYLANAIHEVTKTN, encoded by the exons ATGGCGATGTCTCGCGCCGCGGCGGCGGTCAGGCAGCGGAGGTGCGGGCCGCTCCTGCCCGCGGCGAGGTCCATGGCGTCGTGGTTCGGCCACGTGGAGCGGGCCGCCAAGGATCCCATCCTCGGCGTCACCGAGGCCTTCCTCGCCGACCCCTCGCCGGACAAAGTGAACGTCGGCGTC GGTGCGTACCGGGACGACGACGGGAAGCCCGTGGTGCTCGAGTGCGtgcgcgaggcggagcggcgcGTCGCCGGGAGCACCAACAT GGAGTACCTTCCGATGGGAGGAAGCGTGAAGATGATTGAGGAATCGCTGAAGCTGGCATACGGGGAGGATTCTGAGTTCATCAAGGACAAGAGGATCGCGGCAGTGCAGGCTCTTTCAGGGACTGGTGCATGTCGCCTCTTTGCAGATTTCCAGAAACGCTTCTTGCCGGATTCACAGATCTACATACCTACGCCTACATGGTCAAA CCATCACAACATTTGGAGGGATGCCCAGGTACCACAAAGAACATTTGCCTACTACCATCCAGAGTCAAGAGGACTGGACTTTGCAGGCCTAATGGATGATATCAAA AATGCTCCAGAGGGTTCCTTCTTTTTGCTTCATGCGTGTGCTCACAATCCCACTGGGGTTGATCCTTCTGAGGAACAATGGAGAGAGATATCTCACCAGTTTAAG GTGAAGAACCATTTCCCATTTTTTGACATGGCGTACCAAGGGTTTGCCAGTGGTGACCCAGAGAGAGATGCCAAGGCTATTAGGATCTTTCTTGAAGATGGACATCAAATTGGATGTGCACAGTCGTATGCAAAGAACATGGGACTTTATGGCCAAAGAGCAGGATGCCTTAG TATTCTCTGTGACGATGAAATACAAGCAGTTGCTGTGAAGAGCCAATTACAACAGATTGCCAGACCTATGTACAGCAACCCACCCCTTCATGGCGCACTAATTGTTTCCACTATCCTTGGTGATCCAGCACTGAAAAGCTTATGGCTGAAGGAGGTCAAG GGTATGGCTGATCGCATTATTGGAATGCGAAAAGCACTTAAGGAGAGTCTTGAAAAGTTGGGTTCACCATTATCATGGGAACATATTACTAATCAG ATTGGCATGTTTTGCTACAGCGGGATGACACCTGAACAAGTTGATCGCTTGACAAATGAATTCCACATATACATGACTCGTAATGGCAGGATAAG CATGGCTGGTGTAACAACAGGAAATGTCGCCTATTTGGCTAACGCTATTCATGAGGTCACTAAGACAAATTAA